A single genomic interval of Brevibacillus brevis harbors:
- the spoVAE gene encoding stage V sporulation protein AE, with product MMFLWAFLVGGTICLIGQFLMDVVKLTPAHTMSSLVVSGAVLDGLGLYEPLVNFAGAGATVPITSFGNALVHGAMAEAEKHGVIGIITGIFEVTSAGISAAIVFGFITAVLFRPKG from the coding sequence ATGATGTTTTTGTGGGCGTTTCTCGTAGGAGGAACGATTTGCTTAATCGGTCAATTTCTCATGGATGTCGTCAAGCTCACACCTGCCCATACGATGTCTTCTCTTGTTGTCAGTGGAGCAGTGCTAGACGGACTTGGTCTGTACGAGCCACTGGTTAATTTTGCCGGAGCAGGAGCGACAGTACCCATCACGAGCTTTGGAAATGCACTGGTGCACGGGGCAATGGCGGAGGCCGAGAAGCATGGAGTTATTGGCATTATTACCGGCATTTTTGAAGTAACGAGTGCGGGGATTTCGGCTGCTATCGTCTTCGGATTTATCACGGCAGTCTTGTTTCGACCAAAAGGATAA
- the spoVAD gene encoding stage V sporulation protein AD has translation MRQGHQSWVFPLKPVILGHAAIGGPFEAKGPLADDFDILHGDLMIGQDSWEKAEKVLLEEACSKAVEKAGLTKEQINFMLAGDLMNQIISASFSARTLSIPFLGIFGACSTAMEGLALAALMVNSQAAEYVLAATSSHNGAAEKQYRYPTEYGSQKPPTAQWTVTGAGAAVVASQGKGLRITGATIGHVVDMGLTDPFNMGAAMAPAALSTIESHFRDFQLPHDHYDLIVTGDLGRTGHAILSDLLPKHHMRIPLERYVDCGKLIYGENPNVWSGGSGCGCIATVTYGHLLRRMKQGEWKRILLVATGALLSPLTFQQGESIPCIAHAVAVESEQLGE, from the coding sequence TCTTGGGTCTTTCCTTTAAAACCTGTCATTCTCGGGCACGCTGCGATTGGTGGGCCTTTTGAGGCTAAGGGACCGTTAGCCGACGACTTTGATATCTTGCACGGTGACTTGATGATTGGACAAGACAGTTGGGAAAAGGCGGAGAAAGTCCTTCTGGAAGAAGCGTGCTCGAAAGCGGTGGAGAAAGCGGGGCTTACGAAAGAACAAATAAACTTTATGCTTGCCGGGGATTTAATGAACCAGATCATATCTGCCAGCTTTTCGGCCCGGACGCTTTCGATTCCGTTTCTGGGGATTTTCGGAGCGTGCTCAACAGCGATGGAAGGCTTGGCTTTGGCTGCTCTCATGGTGAATAGTCAAGCTGCTGAATACGTCTTGGCTGCTACCTCCAGTCACAATGGGGCTGCGGAAAAGCAATATCGTTATCCAACGGAGTACGGTTCACAGAAGCCCCCAACGGCACAATGGACCGTGACGGGAGCAGGGGCTGCTGTTGTAGCCAGTCAGGGTAAGGGATTACGGATTACGGGAGCCACCATCGGGCATGTAGTCGATATGGGATTGACAGATCCATTCAATATGGGAGCAGCGATGGCGCCAGCCGCGTTATCCACGATTGAGTCGCATTTCCGTGACTTTCAGCTCCCTCACGATCATTACGATTTGATTGTAACAGGGGATTTAGGACGAACGGGCCATGCCATTTTATCTGATCTGTTGCCCAAGCATCACATGCGCATTCCACTAGAGCGTTATGTCGATTGCGGGAAGCTCATTTATGGAGAAAATCCAAATGTGTGGTCAGGTGGTAGCGGATGTGGCTGTATCGCTACAGTGACGTACGGGCACCTACTTCGGCGGATGAAGCAAGGAGAATGGAAGCGGATCTTGCTGGTTGCCACGGGAGCCCTCTTATCCCCGTTGACCTTCCAGCAGGGAGAAAGCATTCCTTGCATCGCCCATGCCGTGGCTGTTGAGTCGGAGCAACTTGGAGAGTGA